The Tistrella mobilis genome window below encodes:
- a CDS encoding XRE family transcriptional regulator: MTTRPKEAARLTILREAAGVSRRELADRLNTSYQQIHRLETGERKLSPDWIRRIARVIGVREEALLSDGPVVDAFLAGAPSGGVSARSATGATLLPVFGRRERSCEGMLWLDGDAVQYIDRPRSLDRAPAAYAVFVHDTSMEPRYSPGQVVLVNPARPVTPGCYVVARFPGADGVTLGAVRRLVAQAEGVVVTETLNPLVRHRDTEDIVAALHRVVGALDV; encoded by the coding sequence ATGACCACGCGACCCAAGGAGGCCGCCCGGCTGACGATCCTGCGCGAGGCCGCAGGGGTGTCGCGACGGGAACTGGCCGATCGCCTCAATACCAGCTATCAGCAGATCCACCGTCTGGAGACCGGGGAGCGCAAGCTGTCGCCCGACTGGATCAGGCGGATCGCCCGGGTGATCGGCGTGCGCGAAGAGGCGTTGCTGTCTGATGGGCCGGTGGTCGACGCTTTCCTGGCCGGAGCACCCTCTGGCGGTGTGTCGGCTCGCTCCGCAACTGGTGCGACGCTGCTGCCGGTGTTCGGTCGCCGGGAGAGGTCCTGCGAGGGCATGCTTTGGCTCGACGGAGATGCTGTTCAGTACATTGACCGTCCCCGCTCGCTGGACCGCGCGCCGGCCGCTTATGCCGTGTTCGTGCATGACACGAGCATGGAGCCGCGCTATTCGCCGGGACAAGTGGTCCTGGTGAACCCGGCCCGGCCGGTGACGCCCGGGTGCTATGTGGTGGCGCGTTTTCCCGGCGCGGACGGTGTCACCCTTGGCGCCGTGCGGCGGCTGGTCGCGCAGGCGGAGGGTGTCGTGGTGACCGAAACCCTGAACCCGCTGGTACGGCATCGGGATACAGAGGACATCGTGGCTGCGCTGCACCGGGTGGTCGGGGCGCTTGACGTCTGA
- a CDS encoding plasmid stability protein translates to MPSITVRDVSHETDHALRVRAAMNGRSAEAELRVILEEAVRPERQAAEDQPVRLGSLLAAIGREAGGVDIDVERDHQPTPPLPPQ, encoded by the coding sequence ATGCCGTCGATTACGGTCAGGGATGTTTCTCACGAGACCGATCATGCGCTGCGCGTCAGGGCCGCCATGAACGGACGGAGCGCTGAAGCCGAATTGCGGGTGATTCTGGAAGAAGCCGTCCGGCCCGAACGCCAGGCTGCCGAAGATCAGCCGGTGCGGCTCGGCTCCCTGCTTGCCGCGATCGGTCGCGAAGCCGGCGGTGTGGATATTGATGTCGAGCGGGATCATCAGCCGACGCCCCCGCTCCCTCCGCAGTAA
- a CDS encoding TetR/AcrR family transcriptional regulator: protein MPDPAGPAPESPRQPLPRKAQIREENTVAILAAAEEVFAEMGFRGASTAAIAERAGVPKANLHYYFRTKNQLYARVLESIITEWFEAADRFGVSDDPVEAIDHYVRAKMELSRTRPAASKVFANEIIHGAPQLMVYLRTTLRNWAATRAADIDRWVAQGRIDPVDPYHLLFMIWAVTQHYADFSCQIQAVLDRDRLPRAEFDRAAEQITRIIVKGIGALDRRDAADAGASKGTAA, encoded by the coding sequence ATGCCCGACCCCGCCGGACCTGCTCCCGAGTCCCCCCGGCAGCCCCTGCCGCGCAAGGCCCAGATCCGCGAGGAGAACACCGTCGCCATCCTGGCGGCGGCGGAAGAGGTTTTCGCCGAGATGGGCTTTCGCGGCGCCAGCACGGCGGCGATCGCCGAACGCGCCGGCGTGCCCAAGGCCAATCTGCACTACTATTTCCGCACCAAGAACCAACTCTACGCCCGCGTGCTGGAAAGCATCATCACCGAGTGGTTCGAGGCCGCCGACCGCTTCGGGGTCAGTGACGACCCGGTGGAGGCGATCGACCATTACGTCCGCGCCAAGATGGAGCTGTCGCGCACCCGCCCCGCCGCCTCGAAGGTCTTCGCGAACGAGATCATCCACGGTGCGCCGCAGCTGATGGTCTATTTGCGCACGACGCTGCGCAACTGGGCCGCCACACGCGCCGCGGATATCGACCGCTGGGTCGCCCAGGGCCGCATCGACCCGGTCGACCCCTATCATCTGCTGTTCATGATCTGGGCGGTCACCCAGCATTACGCCGATTTCTCGTGCCAGATCCAGGCGGTGCTCGACCGCGACCGGCTGCCCCGCGCCGAATTCGACCGCGCGGCCGAGCAGATCACCCGGATCATCGTCAAGGGCATCGGCGCGCTGGACCGGCGGGATGCGGCGGATGCCGGCGCCTCGAAGGGCACGGCGGCATAA
- a CDS encoding CoA-acylating methylmalonate-semialdehyde dehydrogenase translates to MSRTIEHLIGGARVAPAGPRRSPVFNPATGEQTAELGLATRAEVERAIGVAAEAFPAWAATPPAKRGRIMFRFKELLDARADEIARAISAEHGKTHADALGEVARGIEVVEFACGIPQLLKGEYSRNVGPAIDSFDVREPLGVVAGITPFNFPAMVPLWMFPLAIAAGNTFILKPSEKDPSAALLVAEIAHEAGLPAGVLNVVHGDKEAVDVLLTDPRIEAVSFVGSTPIAEYVYATGTAAGKRVQALGGAKNHMVILPDADLDQAVDALMGAGYGSAGERCMAISVAVPVGEETADRLVEKLIPRVEALKVGPATDSAAEMGPLISDIHARKVRGYIDKGVEEGAKLLVDGRNFRLQGYENGYFVGGTLFDRVTTDMTIYREEIFGPVLSVVRSGSYEEAVGMINAHEYGNGTALFTRDGDAARDFVSRVRIGMVGVNVPLPVPVAYHSFGGWKRSLFGAHHIYGPEGVKFYTRLKTVTQRWPTGIRAGAQFNFPTMG, encoded by the coding sequence ATGTCCCGGACCATCGAGCATCTGATCGGCGGCGCGCGCGTCGCCCCCGCAGGCCCCCGCCGCAGCCCGGTGTTCAATCCTGCAACCGGCGAGCAGACGGCCGAGCTTGGCCTTGCGACCCGGGCCGAGGTGGAGCGCGCGATCGGCGTGGCGGCAGAGGCCTTCCCGGCCTGGGCGGCGACCCCGCCGGCCAAGCGCGGCCGGATCATGTTCCGCTTCAAGGAGTTGCTCGATGCCCGCGCCGACGAGATCGCCCGCGCGATCAGCGCCGAACACGGCAAGACCCATGCCGATGCGCTGGGCGAGGTGGCCCGCGGCATCGAGGTGGTGGAATTCGCCTGCGGCATTCCGCAGCTGCTGAAGGGTGAATACAGCCGCAATGTCGGCCCGGCGATCGACAGTTTCGATGTCCGCGAGCCGCTGGGCGTGGTCGCCGGCATCACGCCGTTCAACTTCCCGGCCATGGTGCCGCTGTGGATGTTCCCGCTGGCGATCGCCGCCGGCAACACCTTCATCCTGAAGCCGTCGGAGAAGGATCCGAGCGCTGCGCTGCTGGTGGCCGAAATCGCGCACGAGGCCGGCCTGCCGGCGGGGGTGCTGAACGTCGTCCATGGCGACAAGGAAGCCGTGGACGTGCTGCTGACCGATCCGCGGATCGAAGCGGTGAGCTTCGTGGGCTCCACCCCGATCGCCGAATATGTCTATGCGACCGGTACCGCGGCCGGCAAGCGGGTCCAGGCGCTGGGCGGCGCCAAGAACCACATGGTCATCCTGCCCGATGCCGATCTGGACCAGGCGGTGGATGCGCTGATGGGGGCCGGCTACGGCTCGGCGGGCGAGCGCTGCATGGCGATTTCGGTGGCCGTGCCGGTGGGCGAGGAGACCGCCGACCGGCTGGTCGAAAAGCTGATCCCGCGGGTCGAGGCTCTGAAGGTCGGCCCCGCGACCGACAGCGCCGCCGAAATGGGGCCGCTGATTTCCGACATCCACGCCCGCAAGGTGCGCGGCTATATCGACAAGGGCGTGGAAGAGGGCGCGAAACTGCTGGTCGACGGCCGCAATTTCCGCCTGCAGGGCTATGAGAACGGCTATTTCGTCGGCGGCACCCTGTTCGACCGGGTGACGACCGACATGACCATCTACCGCGAAGAGATCTTCGGCCCGGTGCTGTCGGTGGTACGCAGCGGCTCGTACGAAGAGGCGGTGGGCATGATCAATGCCCATGAATACGGCAACGGCACCGCGCTCTTCACCCGCGACGGCGATGCGGCGCGCGATTTCGTGAGCCGGGTCCGGATCGGCATGGTCGGCGTCAACGTGCCGCTGCCGGTGCCGGTCGCCTATCACAGCTTCGGCGGCTGGAAGCGCTCGCTCTTCGGCGCCCATCATATCTACGGACCGGAAGGCGTGAAGTTCTACACCCGCCTCAAGACCGTCACCCAGCGCTGGCCCACCGGCATCCGCGCCGGCGCGCAGTTCAATTTTCCGACGATGGGATGA
- a CDS encoding Zn-dependent hydrolase — MSNIRINGERLWDSLMEMAKIGATEKGGVCRLALTDLDRQGRDLFVKWAKEAGCTITVDKMGNIFARREGRNPSLPPVMTGSHLDSQPTGGRFDGVYGVLAGLEVLRTLNDLNYETEAPVEVAVWTNEEGSRFAPAMVASGVFAGVFDLEYGLSRADLDGKTMGQELERIGYAGDQPVGKPVGAYFEAHIEQGPILEAEGKTIGIVTHAQGQRWYEVVLTGQEAHAGPTPMPIRRDALLGAAKIVQAVNKIGLDNAPVACATVGLMQVHPNSRNVIPGRVFFTIDLRHPSDEVLSKMDRELRAAIDEVVADGRLDAKVEQIFYYAPVPFEEGCVNAVRAATAAAGFSNRDIVSGAGHDACYLAKVAPTGMIFIPCIDGISHNEIEDAKPEWVAAGAEVLLGAMLERANAGSGAAADAA, encoded by the coding sequence ATGTCGAACATCCGGATCAACGGCGAGCGGCTCTGGGACAGCCTGATGGAGATGGCGAAAATCGGTGCCACCGAAAAGGGCGGCGTCTGCCGCCTGGCGCTGACCGATCTGGACCGCCAGGGCCGCGATCTGTTCGTGAAATGGGCGAAGGAGGCGGGCTGCACCATCACGGTGGACAAGATGGGCAACATCTTCGCCCGCCGCGAAGGCCGCAACCCCTCGCTGCCGCCGGTGATGACCGGCAGCCATCTGGACAGCCAGCCCACCGGCGGCCGTTTCGACGGCGTCTATGGCGTGCTGGCGGGTCTTGAGGTGCTGCGCACGCTCAACGACCTCAATTACGAGACCGAGGCGCCGGTCGAGGTGGCGGTCTGGACCAATGAGGAAGGCTCGCGCTTCGCCCCGGCCATGGTCGCGTCGGGCGTGTTCGCGGGGGTGTTCGACCTGGAATACGGTCTCAGCCGCGCCGATCTGGACGGCAAGACCATGGGCCAGGAGCTGGAGCGGATCGGCTATGCCGGCGACCAGCCGGTGGGCAAGCCGGTCGGCGCCTATTTCGAGGCCCATATCGAACAGGGCCCGATCCTGGAGGCCGAGGGCAAGACCATCGGCATCGTCACCCACGCCCAGGGCCAGCGCTGGTACGAGGTGGTGCTGACCGGCCAGGAAGCCCATGCCGGCCCGACCCCGATGCCGATCCGCCGCGACGCCCTGCTGGGGGCGGCGAAGATCGTTCAGGCGGTCAATAAGATCGGTCTCGACAATGCGCCGGTCGCCTGCGCGACGGTGGGGCTGATGCAGGTTCATCCCAACAGCCGCAACGTCATCCCGGGCCGGGTGTTCTTCACCATCGACCTGCGCCATCCCTCGGACGAAGTGCTCTCCAAGATGGATCGCGAGCTGCGCGCCGCCATCGACGAGGTGGTGGCCGACGGCCGGCTGGACGCCAAGGTCGAGCAGATCTTCTACTACGCGCCGGTGCCCTTCGAAGAGGGCTGCGTCAACGCCGTGCGCGCCGCCACTGCGGCCGCGGGCTTCAGCAACCGCGACATCGTCTCGGGCGCCGGCCACGATGCCTGCTATCTGGCGAAGGTCGCCCCCACGGGCATGATCTTCATCCCCTGCATCGACGGCATCAGCCACAACGAGATCGAGGATGCGAAGCCCGAATGGGTTGCGGCCGGGGCGGAAGTGCTGCTGGGCGCGATGCTGGAACGGGCCAATGCCGGATCGGGGGCCGCTGCCGACGCGGCCTGA
- a CDS encoding NAD(P)-dependent oxidoreductase yields MDETGDIRAGRLPAEDLGRNFLDAHPPLNRRAALVEASRCHFCWDAPCVKACPTSIDIPSFIRKIATENMKGAATDILSANIMGGMCARVCPTEILCEQACVRHDQDDKPVEIGLLQRHATEWVYGSDTTPATQLFRRAAPSGRRVAVVGGGPAGLSCAHRLAVLGHDVTVFEAREKAGGLNEYGIAAYKTVDDFAAREVAWILSIGGIEVKTGQMLGRDITLDQLRAEYDAVFLGLGLGAVRALGAGGETLAGVEPAVDFIARLRQADDLSTLPVGRRVVVIGGGNTAVDAAVQSKKLGAEDVTMVYRRGTGQMSATPVEQDFARSNGVVLRTWMRPVKVHGTDGRVTGVEFAYTRAGEDGRAVDTGETRLIAADQVLLAIGQVLLPDGFGGAAVLEMAGDRIAVDAGFATSLVGVWAGGDCVAGGIDLTVQAVEHGKQAALSIDAALAAAQGRAA; encoded by the coding sequence ATGGACGAGACGGGTGACATCCGGGCCGGCCGTCTGCCGGCGGAAGACCTGGGCCGGAACTTCCTCGATGCCCATCCGCCGCTGAACCGGCGGGCGGCGCTGGTCGAGGCGAGCCGCTGCCATTTCTGCTGGGACGCGCCCTGCGTGAAGGCGTGCCCCACCTCCATCGACATCCCGAGCTTCATCCGCAAGATCGCGACCGAGAACATGAAGGGGGCCGCGACCGATATCCTGTCGGCCAACATCATGGGCGGCATGTGCGCCCGGGTCTGCCCGACCGAGATCCTGTGCGAACAGGCCTGCGTGCGCCACGACCAGGACGACAAGCCGGTCGAGATCGGCCTGCTGCAGCGCCACGCCACCGAATGGGTCTATGGCAGCGACACCACGCCCGCAACCCAGCTGTTCCGGCGGGCCGCCCCCAGCGGCCGGCGGGTGGCTGTCGTGGGCGGCGGGCCGGCGGGGCTTTCCTGTGCCCATCGCCTGGCCGTGCTGGGCCATGACGTCACGGTGTTCGAGGCGCGCGAGAAGGCGGGCGGGCTGAACGAATACGGCATCGCCGCCTATAAGACGGTCGATGATTTCGCCGCCCGCGAGGTCGCCTGGATCCTGTCGATCGGCGGCATCGAGGTGAAGACCGGCCAGATGCTGGGCCGCGACATCACCCTGGATCAGCTGCGCGCCGAGTATGACGCCGTGTTCCTGGGGCTTGGCCTGGGTGCGGTCCGCGCGCTGGGCGCCGGGGGCGAGACGCTGGCGGGGGTGGAGCCCGCCGTCGACTTCATCGCCCGGCTGCGCCAGGCCGATGACCTTTCGACCCTGCCGGTCGGCCGCCGGGTGGTGGTGATCGGCGGCGGCAACACCGCGGTCGATGCGGCGGTGCAGTCGAAGAAGCTGGGCGCCGAAGACGTCACCATGGTCTATCGCCGCGGCACCGGCCAGATGAGCGCCACGCCGGTGGAGCAGGATTTTGCCCGGTCGAACGGCGTGGTGCTGCGCACCTGGATGCGGCCGGTGAAGGTTCACGGGACCGATGGCCGGGTGACGGGGGTGGAATTCGCCTATACCCGCGCCGGCGAGGACGGGCGCGCGGTGGATACCGGCGAGACCCGGCTGATCGCCGCCGATCAGGTGCTGCTGGCGATCGGCCAGGTGCTGCTGCCCGACGGTTTCGGCGGTGCGGCGGTGTTGGAAATGGCCGGCGACCGGATCGCCGTCGATGCCGGCTTCGCCACCTCGCTTGTCGGCGTCTGGGCCGGCGGCGACTGCGTCGCCGGTGGCATCGACCTGACCGTTCAGGCGGTGGAGCACGGCAAGCAGGCGGCGCTTTCGATCGATGCCGCCCTTGCCGCCGCCCAGGGCCGCGCGGCCTGA
- the preA gene encoding NAD-dependent dihydropyrimidine dehydrogenase subunit PreA, with protein MADLSCDIAGIRSPNPFWLASAPPTDKEYNVVRAFEAGWGGVVWKTLGIDPPVVNVSSRYGAVSYNGQRIAGLNNIELITDRPLAVNLEEIARVKRNWPDRAVVVSLMVPCNEADWAWILPRVEETGCDGLELNFGCPHGMSERGMGAAVGQVPEYVEMVTRWVKKHSRLPTIVKLTPNITDVRQSARAAKNGGADAVSLINTINSIVSVDLDVMAPTPTVDGKGTHGGYCGPAVKPIALNMVAEIARDAATRGLPISGIGGVQSWRDAAEFIALGCGGVQVCTAAMHYGFRIVRDMIDGLNNWMDEKGYARIDDFRGMAVPNVTDWQFLNLKYDIKARIDQDKCIKCGLCHIACEDTSHQAITAEKDGARYFDVVDSECVGCNLCMLACPVDNCITMERVDAGTEYLNWTQHPNNPMAQPAAAGTPETVDAAE; from the coding sequence ATGGCCGACCTTTCCTGCGACATCGCCGGCATCCGCTCTCCCAATCCGTTCTGGCTGGCATCCGCCCCGCCGACCGACAAGGAATACAACGTCGTCCGCGCCTTCGAGGCCGGCTGGGGCGGCGTGGTCTGGAAGACGCTGGGCATCGACCCGCCGGTGGTGAACGTGTCCTCGCGCTATGGCGCGGTGTCGTATAACGGCCAGCGCATCGCCGGCCTGAACAATATCGAGCTGATCACCGACCGGCCTCTGGCGGTGAACCTGGAAGAGATTGCGCGGGTGAAGCGCAACTGGCCCGACCGGGCGGTCGTGGTCTCGCTGATGGTGCCCTGCAACGAGGCCGACTGGGCCTGGATCCTGCCCAGGGTCGAAGAGACCGGCTGCGACGGGCTGGAGCTGAATTTCGGCTGCCCCCACGGCATGTCGGAACGCGGCATGGGTGCGGCCGTCGGCCAGGTGCCGGAATATGTCGAGATGGTCACCCGCTGGGTGAAGAAGCATTCGCGCCTGCCGACCATCGTGAAGCTGACCCCCAACATCACCGATGTCCGCCAGTCGGCGCGGGCGGCGAAGAATGGCGGCGCCGATGCGGTGTCGCTGATCAACACCATCAACTCGATCGTCTCGGTCGACCTGGACGTGATGGCGCCGACGCCGACGGTCGACGGCAAGGGGACCCATGGCGGCTATTGCGGCCCGGCGGTAAAGCCGATCGCGCTCAACATGGTGGCCGAAATCGCCCGCGATGCCGCGACCCGCGGCCTGCCGATCTCGGGCATCGGCGGCGTGCAGTCCTGGCGGGATGCGGCGGAGTTCATCGCGCTGGGCTGCGGTGGCGTGCAGGTCTGCACCGCCGCGATGCATTACGGCTTCCGCATCGTCCGCGACATGATCGACGGGCTGAACAACTGGATGGACGAGAAGGGCTATGCCCGGATCGACGACTTCCGCGGCATGGCGGTGCCGAACGTCACCGACTGGCAGTTCCTGAATCTGAAATACGACATCAAGGCGCGGATCGACCAGGACAAGTGCATCAAATGCGGCCTGTGCCACATCGCCTGCGAGGATACCTCGCATCAGGCGATCACGGCCGAGAAGGACGGCGCGCGCTATTTCGACGTGGTCGACAGCGAATGCGTCGGCTGCAATCTGTGCATGCTGGCCTGCCCGGTGGACAACTGCATCACCATGGAACGGGTGGATGCCGGCACCGAATACCTGAACTGGACCCAGCACCCCAACAACCCGATGGCGCAGCCCGCCGCCGCCGGCACCCCGGAGACGGTCGACGCCGCCGAGTGA
- a CDS encoding NCS1 family nucleobase:cation symporter-1, translating into MSDRMEYGAAARGAAPKPSAAHGAASRHAAVHDPALWNEDLAPTTADQRNWDWPSIAALWVGMVVCVPTYMIAAGLVSEGMTWWQAVATVLVGNLIVLVPMMAVGHAGAKHGIPFPVLLRASFGTRGARLPALMRGLVACGWFGINTWVGGQAIYVILNAITGGGVTGAPLPGLGIDVAQLLCFLAFWGLHLWFVAKGTESIRWLEKAAAPVLLAMGLALLGWAYVNAGGFGAMFSQPSAFGPGGAKEGQFWSVFWPGLTAMVGFWATMALNIPDFTRFARSQRDQFLGQAIGLPLPMALFAFIGVAVTSATVVIYGEAVWDPVALAGRMGGMGVVLALFALLVATLTTNIAANMVAPANGFSNLAPAKISFRMGGYITAAIGIAMFPWKLMESAGDYLFVWLVGYSALLGPIAGLLIADYFFLRRTRLDIDGLFSSDGPYTYKGGWNPAAIIALVLGILPNLPGFLSKAGIIGAVAPFWTDLYGYAWFVGLAVSAAIYLVLMRGRTAD; encoded by the coding sequence ATGTCGGATCGCATGGAGTACGGTGCTGCCGCGCGCGGTGCGGCCCCGAAACCGAGCGCGGCGCACGGCGCCGCATCACGGCATGCCGCCGTGCACGACCCCGCCCTCTGGAACGAGGATCTGGCCCCGACCACGGCCGATCAGCGCAATTGGGACTGGCCGTCGATCGCCGCCCTCTGGGTCGGCATGGTGGTCTGCGTGCCGACCTATATGATCGCCGCCGGCCTGGTGTCGGAAGGCATGACCTGGTGGCAGGCGGTTGCGACCGTGCTGGTCGGGAACCTGATCGTGCTGGTGCCGATGATGGCGGTGGGCCATGCCGGCGCCAAACACGGCATCCCCTTTCCGGTGCTGCTCAGGGCATCCTTCGGCACCCGCGGGGCAAGGCTGCCGGCGCTGATGCGCGGCCTGGTCGCCTGCGGCTGGTTCGGCATCAACACCTGGGTCGGCGGTCAGGCGATCTATGTGATCCTGAATGCGATCACCGGCGGCGGCGTCACCGGTGCGCCCCTGCCGGGGCTGGGCATTGATGTCGCCCAGCTGCTGTGCTTCCTGGCCTTCTGGGGCCTGCATCTGTGGTTCGTGGCCAAGGGCACCGAATCCATCCGCTGGCTGGAAAAGGCCGCGGCCCCGGTGCTGCTGGCCATGGGGCTGGCGCTGCTGGGCTGGGCCTATGTCAATGCGGGCGGCTTCGGCGCCATGTTCTCGCAGCCGTCGGCCTTCGGCCCCGGCGGTGCCAAAGAAGGGCAGTTCTGGTCGGTGTTCTGGCCCGGGCTGACCGCCATGGTCGGCTTCTGGGCGACGATGGCGCTGAACATCCCCGATTTCACCCGCTTCGCCCGCAGCCAGCGTGACCAGTTCCTGGGCCAGGCGATCGGCCTGCCGCTGCCGATGGCGCTGTTCGCCTTCATCGGCGTCGCCGTCACCTCGGCCACCGTGGTGATCTATGGCGAGGCGGTCTGGGACCCCGTGGCGCTGGCCGGCCGCATGGGCGGCATGGGCGTGGTGCTGGCGCTGTTCGCCCTGCTGGTGGCGACGCTGACCACCAACATCGCCGCCAATATGGTGGCCCCCGCCAACGGCTTTTCCAACCTGGCGCCGGCAAAGATTTCGTTCAGGATGGGGGGCTACATCACCGCCGCCATCGGCATCGCGATGTTTCCCTGGAAGCTGATGGAGAGTGCGGGCGATTATCTCTTCGTCTGGCTGGTGGGCTATTCGGCGCTGCTGGGCCCCATCGCCGGGCTGCTGATCGCGGACTATTTCTTCCTGCGCCGCACGCGGCTGGACATCGACGGGCTGTTCTCGTCCGACGGCCCCTATACCTACAAGGGTGGCTGGAACCCGGCCGCCATCATCGCGCTGGTGCTGGGCATCCTGCCCAACCTGCCGGGCTTTCTGTCCAAGGCCGGTATCATCGGCGCGGTCGCCCCGTTCTGGACCGATCTTTACGGCTATGCCTGGTTCGTCGGGCTCGCCGTCTCGGCCGCGATCTATCTGGTGCTGATGCGCGGCCGCACCGCCGACTGA
- the hydA gene encoding dihydropyrimidinase, producing MSLLIKGGTVVTADATTRADVYCADGRIVAVGENLDVPAGAEVVDAGGALVMPGGIDPHTHMQLPFMGTVASEDFETGTAAGLAGGTTSIIDFVIPDPQQPLMEAYRTWRGWAEKAVADYGFHVAVTWWDDSVHADMGTLVREEGVNSFKHFMAYKGAIMAPDEVLVRSFQRSLELGAMPTVHAENGELVWTLQQKIKEMGITGPEGHPLSRPPEVEGEAANRAIRIAQVLGVPIYVVHVSCKEALEAITRARLEGQRVFGEVLAGHLVVDDSVYRHPDWDTAAAYVMSPPFRSKEHQEALWRGLQSGNLQTTATDHCCFCADQKRMGLGDFTKIPNGTAGVEDRMAVLWHHGVNAGRMTPNEFVAATSANAAKIFNIYPRKGAITPGADADLVVWDPKATKTISARTHHQRIDFNIFEGMTVEGLAAVTVSAGEVVYRNGALDVKTGRGRYVKRPNFAPMFDALGKIATAKTPVPVDRKLPDAAE from the coding sequence ATGTCGTTGCTGATCAAAGGAGGCACGGTCGTCACCGCCGACGCGACGACGCGGGCCGACGTCTACTGTGCCGATGGCCGCATCGTCGCGGTGGGCGAAAACCTGGACGTGCCCGCGGGCGCCGAGGTGGTCGATGCCGGCGGTGCGCTGGTGATGCCGGGCGGCATCGACCCGCACACCCATATGCAGCTGCCCTTCATGGGCACGGTCGCGAGCGAGGATTTCGAGACCGGCACCGCGGCGGGGCTGGCCGGGGGGACCACCTCGATCATCGATTTCGTGATCCCCGATCCGCAGCAGCCGCTGATGGAGGCCTATCGCACCTGGCGCGGCTGGGCGGAGAAGGCGGTGGCCGACTACGGCTTCCACGTCGCCGTCACCTGGTGGGACGACAGCGTCCATGCCGATATGGGCACGCTGGTCCGCGAGGAAGGCGTCAACAGCTTCAAGCACTTCATGGCCTATAAGGGCGCGATCATGGCGCCCGACGAGGTGCTGGTCCGCAGCTTCCAGCGCTCGCTGGAACTGGGCGCCATGCCGACCGTCCATGCCGAGAACGGCGAACTGGTCTGGACGCTGCAGCAGAAGATCAAGGAGATGGGCATCACCGGCCCCGAGGGTCACCCGCTGTCGCGGCCGCCCGAGGTGGAAGGCGAGGCCGCCAACCGCGCGATCCGCATCGCCCAGGTGCTGGGCGTGCCGATCTATGTGGTGCATGTCAGCTGCAAGGAGGCGCTGGAAGCCATCACCCGCGCCCGGCTGGAAGGCCAGCGGGTGTTCGGCGAGGTGCTGGCCGGCCATCTGGTGGTCGACGACAGCGTCTATCGCCACCCCGACTGGGATACGGCGGCGGCCTATGTGATGAGCCCGCCCTTCCGGTCGAAGGAGCATCAGGAGGCGCTGTGGCGCGGCCTGCAATCCGGCAATCTGCAGACCACCGCCACGGATCATTGCTGCTTCTGCGCCGATCAGAAGCGGATGGGCCTGGGCGACTTCACGAAGATCCCGAACGGCACCGCCGGTGTCGAGGACCGCATGGCGGTGCTCTGGCATCACGGCGTCAATGCCGGCCGGATGACCCCCAACGAGTTCGTTGCCGCAACCTCGGCCAATGCCGCCAAGATCTTCAACATCTATCCGCGCAAGGGCGCGATCACGCCCGGCGCCGATGCCGATCTGGTGGTCTGGGATCCCAAGGCCACCAAGACTATTTCGGCCAGAACCCATCATCAGCGCATCGACTTCAACATCTTCGAGGGCATGACCGTCGAGGGTCTGGCGGCGGTGACCGTCTCGGCCGGCGAGGTGGTGTACCGCAACGGCGCGCTGGACGTGAAGACCGGCCGTGGTCGCTATGTCAAGCGGCCGAACTTCGCGCCGATGTTCGACGCACTGGGCAAGATCGCAACCGCGAAGACCCCGGTGCCGGTGGATCGCAAACTGCCCGACGCGGCAGAGTGA